In Mytilus edulis chromosome 7, xbMytEdul2.2, whole genome shotgun sequence, a single genomic region encodes these proteins:
- the LOC139481901 gene encoding oxidoreductase HTATIP2-like, protein MAFVLGYTGETGKALVKELSRRSLFKKIVLIGRREVQLDKNLGPEFEQRVVDFDRLNDHKDTFEGLDTGFCCIGTTRGKAGKDGFIKVDHDYVVNSAEVAKSVGCKHFLLVTAYGANKDSSFLYPKTKGKVEEELKALDFDRLSICRPGMLLCDRQESRLGESVLRFCFKAMPNFVVKATAISTDNLAKAMVNRVSEQSSEKIEIIENKQLYDFL, encoded by the exons atggcTTTTGTATTAGGATATACAGGAGAGACAGGTAAAGCGCTAGTAAAGGAGTTGAGCAGGAGGTCACTGTTTAAAAAGATCGTTCTTATAGGAAGGAGAGAAGTTCAGCTGGACAAGAATTTGGGTCCGGAATTT GAACAAAGAGTTGTCGATTTTGACCGTTTGAACGACCACAAAGATACGTTTGAAGGTCTAGATACAGGATTTTGTTGTATTGGAACAACCAGAGGAAAGGCAGGAAAA GATGGATTTATAAAAGTTGACCATGATTACGTAGTTAATTCAGCAGAGGTAGCAAAATCTGTAGGATGCAAACATTTCTTATTGGTGACTGCTTATGGAGCTAATAAGGACAGCTCATTTCTGTATCCTAAAACAAAG GGAAAAGTAGAAGAAGAATTAAAAGCCTTGGATTTTGACAGATTATCAATTTGTAGACCAGg AATGCTGTTATGTGACAGACAAGAGAGTAGACTAGGTGAATCTGTCTTACGATTCTGTTTTAAAGCGATGCCGAATTTTGTGGTAAAGGCGACGGCTATTAGTACTGACAATTTAGCTAAAGCTATGGTGAACAGAGTTTCTGAACAGTCATctgaaaaaattgaaattattgaaaataaacagCTATACGATTTTTTATGA
- the LOC139481920 gene encoding oxidoreductase HTATIP2-like: MQILWFKCNEIIPGVLIALIAIILALSGFLISRELQPLNDTDYLCNMASNSDTKLEEFKHEDHTAFVLGYTGEVGKELLKELKRTRPFKKIVLIGRRIIDLDPDFGPEFEQKRVDFDNITDYKEVFDGIDTGFCCLGTTRGKSGSEGFVKVDHDYILNSAEVAKEKGCKHFTLVSSQGADKNANLLYTRIKGQVEEELKVMHFDRLSVFRPGVLMCDREESRPGEAFFRTVLKPFSYFFPTAITTPTNVVAKAMVRAAVSKSENTTELFENKAIHALAGNVKCKVKKKSTNSDADADL; this comes from the exons atgCAAATTCTGTGGTTCAAGTGTAACGAAATTATCCCAGGAGTTCTTATTGCACTTATCGCAATAATTCTTGCGTTAAGTGGATTCCTGATCTCCCGAGAATTACAGCCATTAAATGACACAGACTATCTTTGCAA CATGGCATCGAACTCTGATACCAAGTTAGAAGAATTTAAGCACGAAGATCATACAGCTTTTGTTCTTGGCTATACTGGTGAAGTTGGCAAAGAACTTTTGAAAGAACTGAAGAGAACAAGACCTTTTAAGAAGATTGTTCTCATTGGACGTAGAATAATTGATTTGGATCCAGATTTTGGACCTGAATTT GAACAAAAGAGGGTAGATTTTGATAACATTACTGACTATAAAGAGGTGTTTGATGGTATAGATACTGGATTCTGTTGTTTGGGAACCACCAGAGGAAAATCAGGTTCA gAAGGATTTGTGAAAGTTGACCATGACTATATTTTGAACTCAGCTGAGGTTGCAAAAGAAAAGGGATGCAAACACTTCACACTAGTGTCCTCTCAGGGAGCAGATAAAAATGCTAATTTACTCTATACAAGAATAAAG GGACAAGTTGAAGAGGAATTAAAAGTGATGCATTTTGACAGGCTTTCAGTTTTCAGACCAGG tgtaTTGATGTGTGACAGAGAAGAAAGCCGGCCTGGAGAAGCCTTCTTTAGAACAGTACTTAAACCATTCTCTTATTTCTTCCCTACTGCTATAACAACACCAACAAATGTGGTTGCCAAGGCAATGGTCAGAGCCGCTGTCAGTAAATCAGAGAACACCACAGAACTCTTTGAAAATAAAGCCATACATGCTTTAGCTGGAAATGTCAAATGTAAAGTGAAAAAGAAGTCTACTAACTCAGATGCTGATGCAGATTTATAA